One region of Lathamus discolor isolate bLatDis1 chromosome 2, bLatDis1.hap1, whole genome shotgun sequence genomic DNA includes:
- the LOC136009047 gene encoding uncharacterized protein LOC136009047, translated as MSQLCSKLQLKVPDLLPFITGTLRLNKSLATENTAYSFNVKSCLRRKIIQHRKKLDPQPSPSLQPTARRVILNTAKPSTGTAQPELQGKPLVKESECPGNGRATSRWGSGRSSTCPAPPAARQRSKVKTEEQNDTKGEVGRFCLKPQARPCETGSPRYRLRASRCQPGRGELCHTRTTPPPPPPAQLCNERRWPPQPPAAAAGTPVPASPGAPRRPADGLPAGTCPAGGTARKREPKGYLPPVPPAPGVMQHRPPSAEPPAAAPPRRGDTGHPQPRGGREVEALPPAAPGEPSLYRLLPRSTTTNAAEPSVRSGSVPAGGGGTPPAPQPSPLRSPPRNRM; from the exons ATGAGCCAGCTCTGTTCAAAACTGCAGCTAAAAGTTCCTGACCTACTGCCGTTCATCACTGGTACCCTTCGTTTAAATAAGAGCCTCGccacagaaaacacagcctACAGCTTCAATGTGAAATCTTGcctgagaagaaaaattattcag CACAGGAAGAAACTGGACCCGCAGCCATCCCCTTCACTGCAGCCCACCGCACGCCGAGTTattttgaacactgccaaaCCCTCCACGGGAACCGCACAGCCG GAACTTCAAGGAAAACCCCTGGTAAAAGAAAGCGAGTGCCCGGGCAACGGAAGGGCGACCAGCCGGTGGGGCAGCGGCCGGAGCAGCACCTGTCCCGCTCCCCCAGCTGCCCGCCAGCGCAGTAAGGTTAAAACGGAAGAACAAAACGATACAAAAGGAGAAGTCGGCCGTTTCTGCTTGAAGCCCCAGGCACGGCCATGTGAAACCGGAAGCCCACGGTACCGGCTCCGGGCCTCCCGCTGCCAGCCGGGGCGCGGCGAGCTGTGCCACACGcgcaccaccccccccccccccccgcccgcccaGTTATGTAACGAGCGGCGCTGGCCCCCTCAGccccccgcggcggcggcggggacaCCCGTGCCTGCCTCCCCGGGCGCTCCTCGCCGTCCCGCCGATGGCCTGCCCGCGGGTACCTGTCCCGCCGGCGGAACAGCAAGGAAGAGGGAGCCCAAGGGCTACCTCCCGCCCGTGCCACCTGCTCCAGGTGTCATGCAGCACCGCCCGCCCTCCGCCGAGCCCCCCGCAGCTGCCCCGCCAAGGAGGGGAGACACGGGGCACCCACAGccaagaggaggaagagaagtcGAAGCTCTtccccccgccgccccgggTGAACCCTCGCTCTACCGCCTCCTTCCCCGGAGCACAACAACAAACGCGGCGGAGCCCAGCGTACGGAGCGGGAGCGTCCCCGCAGGCGGCGGGGGCACCCCGCCAGCCCCCCAGCCGAGCCCTCTCCGCTCCCCGCCCCGAAACCGCATGTAa